The stretch of DNA GCATTTGCGCACGCAGAAACCGTAGTGTTCGAGGATGATTTCAATACCGATTTGAGCAAATGGGTAGGTCAGGGGGGGAAGCTACATCGAAGATGAATACATCGATCGAAGTAGACCCACTGAACCCAGAGAACAAAGCTGCGCGTTTTAACAAGCCAGTCAATATTGGCGACATCTTTAGCCAAACCAAATTTCCTGCCGGCAAATACAAAATTGTTTTTGACTACCTAGGCATGTGCGGCGGCAATTGCGGTGGCACCTTGGGGATTGATGAAGGTACGCCTGGCCGCAAGGAATACTGGATTGCCAGTACTGCGAATGGTTTCCCAAATCGCTTGAAAGACAGCAAAAAATGGGAACACTATGAGCTGGAGTTTAAAGCTCGCTTTGATTTTCACATCAAGTGGGAACAGTGGGATTCAGCTAAAGGCGAGGGTAAAGACGCCTTTATCGATAACCTAAAACTGGTTAGTTTGGAAGCGGCACAACCTGAAGATGCGAAGGCTGCAGTGGTTGCTCCTGTGTTGGGCGGTGCTCCAGCGCCAACTACGCCACAATCTGTGATGTACTTTACCGCATGGGGTAAAGGCCAAGGTTATTACGTCAAAAATCTGGATACCAGTGGTGCCGCAGGCAAAATCACGGTACTTGAGTATGCGTTTGGTAACGTCAAAGACAATCGCTGCGTGGTTGGGGTTGATAAAGCCGGTGTTGGCGCTGCCAGCGATGATTACTGGAACCCAGTACCTAAAGAGCACACTCTGGATGGCCAAGAAGATAAAGGTGACAACGGCTTGTATGGTCACTGGAATCAACTGAAACAGCTAAAGAAAAAATATCCAAATCTGAAAGTAGTGATCAGCTTGGGTGGCTGGACGTGGTCTAAATACTTCTCTGATGCGGCATTACCTGCTAATCGCGAAGCTTTTGTGAAGTCTTGCGTAGATGCCTACATCAAAGGCAATGTGCCAGATCAATCAGGCAAAGTCGTGCCTGGTATGGCTGCGGGCGTGTTCGATGGTTTTGATATCGACTGGGAATATCCAGCCTCAGCAGGTAATGATGGCAATATCGTCCGCCCTGAAGACACGCAAAACTTTACTGCACTGCTGGCTGAATTCCGTAAACAGATCGACGCAGTGAAGCCGGGCCTCTTGCTGACGATTGCAGCTCCAGCTCCTGCGAGCAAATCGGAAAAAATCGAACTGGATAAGATTGCGCCATCGCTGAACTGGATCAATCTGATGACCTACGATTTTACCGGCCCATGGTCGGCGACAACCGGTCACCATGCCACTTTGATTGGCGGAGCCAAAGATCGCGTATCAGTAGATAGTACCGTTGATGATTACCTAGGTCGTGGCGTGCCATCGAGCAAGATTGTCTTAGGTGTACCATTCTATGGTTACGGTTGGACAGTCAACAGCATGGAAAATAATGGTCTGTATCAACCCGCCATTGCAAAAGCTAAAGGCCCTCTTGAAGCAGGTACAGCACCGTACTCTTACATCAAAAAACTACCAGGTACCGTGTATCGTGATGATAAAACGCGCGCTGCTTGGAAAGTGAATGGCAAAGACGTATGGGTGTTCGATGATGTGCAATTGCTGAAAGATAAAATCGAATTTGCCAAGAAGAAAAAACTCGGCGGTATTATGGCTTGGGAGCTGTCGCAAGACACACCTGATGCCGAGTTGGTTGATACGATTTACAACGGGCTGATCAAAAAATAATCTGACCTGCCCATAACAAAAAGCCAGCCGATTCGGCTGGCTTTTTTATTGACCCCAACATGCTGCTAATAATTTAGCGTTGCAGTAATTTGAGAGCCGCTTGCTCGCCCCACCAACTAGCTTCTTCAAATACTGAAAGCCCACTTAAATCACTATGGGCAAATTGCACACGTCCTTGCTGCGATTGCAGTGCAGCTATTCCTGAATTGCTCAAAAATCCCGGTGTTGGGCTGGCCATTGCGTGGCCGCGCAGGGTGATTTCTACCTGCTCAATATAATGCCGTGCTTTCAGTGGGTTATCCCAACCGTAGACGGTGGCGAGATCTGCAATTGCAACTTCATACAGCGCCTCGGCACTGGCGTGTTCCAATCGTACTCGCACAGCGCTGGGTGATTCCTCTGCATACGCGTGGTAACAGCTCAGTACTGTCGCCGCGGGTTTAGCTACCCGGATGAGTTGATGGGTGCTATTGACGAATCCCAGGCTATGGCTGCCGTACACCACGTTATCCCACGCGAGCGGAGTATGGACTGGTTCATCAGGAAAGCGTTTAAGCAGAAAATTGCTGATTTGCCATGCCGCATGTGGGGCCTGATGCTGGCTGGGGTCAAAGCCATATTGTCGTAGATCAGTGATTTTAGCCGCGACATGCAGCGGCATCGCGCAAATAACCTGCTCGGCGATCAGTCGTGTGGTTTGCCCTTGCTGTACCACATCAATATGCACTTCGCTATCGTGTTCGGCCATGTGGACGGCGATGCCATCGATGGTTTTGATGCCTTGTTGCAGATGTAGCAACAGGGGGTTAAGTCCGGTTGGCCACGTGAGGACTGCGCCAGTTGCCGCATTATTTGCTTCGCCACCGCGTGAGGCAAAATAGTGCAGACCCGCCCAAGCCGAAGTTTCCTGCAGGCCGATGCCATAATCGTCGCGGCAGGCATAGTCGAGATACCACAATAAGCTTGGCGCGGTGTAGCCATGCTGCTTGAGCCAGGTGGCAAAGCTGATTTGATCGAGCGCTAGCCACGCCGGGTCGCGGCTGGAAAGGGCGATCGGAATACAAAATGCCTTGCGGCCATCGTGGCCTGTGGCGTGCTGCAATTGCTGTGTATGTGCAAAAAACTGCTGGTGCTGTGCTTGATCTGCGGCCGGCATCCCCGTGTGTGGCACCACACCATCTTGCCATTGCCCATTGATCCAGAGCCGATCTTCCGGTGAATGCACCAGTACCTGTTCGTTATAACTGGGTTTTTCGCCGTACGGATTATCCTCGATGACGCCCATTTCAAATAGCAATTCGCGCACGTGGCGCGAGGCGAGGGAGGGGAGCGGTAAATAATGTGCCCCACGAGGATAGCCAACGCCCTGCATGCTGCCTGCGGCGGCGTTGCCAAAGCGCTCAGGGCCGGTGACGACCAATAAATCGTCTGGATTTTGAAATCGACCCGATTTTCTCAGCCGCCAAGCAGCAAATAAACCCGCTGCACCCGAGCCTAAAATAGCCACGCGTACTTTTCGTGTGCTGCTTGGCTGCGCTATGGGGGTATGGTCTCGTAGCCTATGCCCAGCTTCCATTCCGGGTAAATACACCATGATTGGAATGCCAAAATGGCTCAACTCGCGACACGCAGGTAGTACGCTGCTTAAACCCAGCGCTGCACTAGCTTGCAAAAATTGGCGACGGCTAAACATTAGCGAATGACCTGCGACCAATCTTGCTCGAAGTAATGCACCAGCGATTGGTTGTTAAGCCGATTGGCTTCAACTTTGACAGGCTGCATATCGGGCGGGAAAAAGAACATTTGCCGCGTGGTTTCTGCATCCAAAAACTTAGTTTTCACGCGGAACGACGTCGGCGGCGTATAGCCCGGTTGCTGGCTCGCCAAAATGAACCCCCACTCGCCAAATGAAGGAACGAATGCGTGATAAGGGGTGGTATATAGCCCAACCTCTTTTAATGTCTCATTAATACACCAATACGAGCGGGGGGCATGTAGTGGCGAGGTGGATTGCACCACCATTAAGCCGTTTGCACTCAGGTGTTTTTTCACCAAGCGATACATCGGCACTGAATACAATTTGCCCAGCGCAAAATTACTTGGATCAGGGAAGTCGATGATGATCGCGTCAAAAACCTGCAGGTTTTGCTCGATCCATTGTGCGGCATCGGCATTGATGACTTTGACTTTCGGGTTGGACAGCGAGCGTTGATTAAACCCTACCAGCCTTTCGTTATGCGTGAATAAATCGGTCATTGCGGGGTCGAGATCGACCAAAGTAATGTGCTCGATATTCGGGTATTTCAAAATCTCGCGCACCGCCAGCCCATCGCCGCCGCCCAGCACCAACACAGATTTAGCCTGTGGCAGTTTTTCCAGCACTGGGTGCACCAAGGCTTCATGATATCGATATTCATCGCGACTGGAGAATTGCAGATTACCGTTGATATAGAGGCGTGTATCGTTTTT from Chitinibacter fontanus encodes:
- a CDS encoding glycoside hydrolase family 18 protein, coding for MNTSIEVDPLNPENKAARFNKPVNIGDIFSQTKFPAGKYKIVFDYLGMCGGNCGGTLGIDEGTPGRKEYWIASTANGFPNRLKDSKKWEHYELEFKARFDFHIKWEQWDSAKGEGKDAFIDNLKLVSLEAAQPEDAKAAVVAPVLGGAPAPTTPQSVMYFTAWGKGQGYYVKNLDTSGAAGKITVLEYAFGNVKDNRCVVGVDKAGVGAASDDYWNPVPKEHTLDGQEDKGDNGLYGHWNQLKQLKKKYPNLKVVISLGGWTWSKYFSDAALPANREAFVKSCVDAYIKGNVPDQSGKVVPGMAAGVFDGFDIDWEYPASAGNDGNIVRPEDTQNFTALLAEFRKQIDAVKPGLLLTIAAPAPASKSEKIELDKIAPSLNWINLMTYDFTGPWSATTGHHATLIGGAKDRVSVDSTVDDYLGRGVPSSKIVLGVPFYGYGWTVNSMENNGLYQPAIAKAKGPLEAGTAPYSYIKKLPGTVYRDDKTRAAWKVNGKDVWVFDDVQLLKDKIEFAKKKKLGGIMAWELSQDTPDAELVDTIYNGLIKK
- a CDS encoding NAD(P)-binding protein codes for the protein MFSRRQFLQASAALGLSSVLPACRELSHFGIPIMVYLPGMEAGHRLRDHTPIAQPSSTRKVRVAILGSGAAGLFAAWRLRKSGRFQNPDDLLVVTGPERFGNAAAGSMQGVGYPRGAHYLPLPSLASRHVRELLFEMGVIEDNPYGEKPSYNEQVLVHSPEDRLWINGQWQDGVVPHTGMPAADQAQHQQFFAHTQQLQHATGHDGRKAFCIPIALSSRDPAWLALDQISFATWLKQHGYTAPSLLWYLDYACRDDYGIGLQETSAWAGLHYFASRGGEANNAATGAVLTWPTGLNPLLLHLQQGIKTIDGIAVHMAEHDSEVHIDVVQQGQTTRLIAEQVICAMPLHVAAKITDLRQYGFDPSQHQAPHAAWQISNFLLKRFPDEPVHTPLAWDNVVYGSHSLGFVNSTHQLIRVAKPAATVLSCYHAYAEESPSAVRVRLEHASAEALYEVAIADLATVYGWDNPLKARHYIEQVEITLRGHAMASPTPGFLSNSGIAALQSQQGRVQFAHSDLSGLSVFEEASWWGEQAALKLLQR
- a CDS encoding polyamine aminopropyltransferase, producing MREKLLILSVFIVASCGLAYELIAGALASYLLGDSILQFSSIIGCYLFAMGVGSHLSKYVSDERTLDTFIEIELLVGLIGGLSATLLFIVFAWAAAPFRSVLYALVFVTGVLVGMEIPLVMRILNQRKNDFAELVSRVLTFDYMGALAVSLVFPLVLAPHLGLARSALLFGLINVGIALMTSKIFRAELLYPRQQLLRGAVAFMLLSAGMLSADHLTRWSEKTLYGDEIIHAQTTPYQRLLITQWKNDTRLYINGNLQFSSRDEYRYHEALVHPVLEKLPQAKSVLVLGGGDGLAVREILKYPNIEHITLVDLDPAMTDLFTHNERLVGFNQRSLSNPKVKVINADAAQWIEQNLQVFDAIIIDFPDPSNFALGKLYSVPMYRLVKKHLSANGLMVVQSTSPLHAPRSYWCINETLKEVGLYTTPYHAFVPSFGEWGFILASQQPGYTPPTSFRVKTKFLDAETTRQMFFFPPDMQPVKVEANRLNNQSLVHYFEQDWSQVIR